From the genome of Flavobacterium ovatum, one region includes:
- a CDS encoding quinol:cytochrome C oxidoreductase codes for MYTFSSKLKTFSFILMAVGILGIGYGFLNAPKDIQEVETLLAAESHDGHGAVHHEETKVTDEAHADAHHDKAEVAHHDAEHTEHLNHVLHQLQNKPWAALYVACIFFLLISMGVLAFYAIQIVAQAGWSPVLFRVMQGITAYLPYGSVIFFVFLILCGLHFNHLFIWLDPEVVAHDELIANKAGYLNFPFWIVRAAIFLIGWNLYRYYTAKNCLAQDESTDNSFYKKNFKMTAGFMVFFIVSESIMSWDWIMSVDPHWFSTLFGWYVFASFFVSGITTIALVTVYLKSKGFLEYVNTSHIHDLAKFMFGISIFWTYLWFSQFMLIWYADIPEEITYFITRIQLYNLPFFGAVVMNFVFPLLILLNTDFKRISWVIVMAGVVILAGHYIDFFNMIMPGTVGDRWFIGVSEISSVLFFLGLFIFAVFTALTKAPLLPKRNPFIEESKHFHY; via the coding sequence ATGTATACATTTTCAAGTAAATTAAAAACTTTCTCTTTTATCCTTATGGCCGTTGGTATATTGGGTATTGGTTATGGTTTTTTGAATGCACCTAAAGATATTCAGGAAGTTGAAACACTTCTTGCTGCAGAAAGTCATGATGGCCATGGTGCTGTACATCATGAAGAAACTAAAGTGACTGATGAAGCCCATGCTGATGCACATCACGACAAGGCAGAAGTTGCTCACCATGATGCTGAACACACTGAACATTTAAATCACGTTTTGCACCAGTTGCAAAATAAACCTTGGGCTGCATTATATGTTGCTTGTATTTTCTTTTTGTTGATTTCAATGGGAGTTTTAGCTTTTTATGCTATTCAAATAGTAGCTCAAGCTGGTTGGTCTCCTGTTTTATTTAGAGTAATGCAAGGGATTACGGCTTATTTACCTTATGGTTCTGTCATTTTCTTTGTGTTTTTAATTTTATGTGGATTACATTTTAATCATCTATTTATTTGGTTAGATCCAGAAGTAGTTGCTCACGATGAATTAATTGCTAACAAAGCAGGATATTTGAATTTTCCTTTTTGGATTGTTCGTGCTGCTATATTTTTAATTGGATGGAATTTATACAGATACTATACTGCTAAAAATTGTTTAGCTCAAGATGAATCTACTGATAATTCTTTTTACAAAAAGAATTTTAAAATGACAGCTGGTTTTATGGTTTTCTTTATTGTTTCTGAGTCTATTATGTCTTGGGATTGGATTATGTCTGTTGATCCACACTGGTTTAGTACATTGTTTGGATGGTATGTTTTTGCTAGTTTCTTTGTAAGTGGTATTACTACAATTGCATTAGTGACTGTGTATTTAAAGTCTAAAGGTTTTTTAGAATATGTTAATACTAGTCATATTCATGATTTAGCTAAGTTTATGTTTGGTATTAGTATCTTCTGGACTTACTTATGGTTCTCTCAATTCATGTTGATTTGGTACGCTGATATTCCTGAAGAGATTACTTATTTTATTACAAGAATTCAATTGTATAATCTTCCTTTCTTTGGAGCGGTTGTTATGAATTTTGTATTCCCTTTGTTAATTCTTCTAAATACCGATTTCAAAAGAATTTCATGGGTTATTGTAATGGCAGGTGTTGTTATTTTAGCGGGTCATTATATTGATTTCTTTAATATGATTATGCCTGGAACAGTAGGTGATCGTTGGTTCATCGGTGTTTCTGAAATTTCATCCGTTCTTTTCTTCCTTGGATTGTTTATATTTGCTGTCTTTACAGCATTGACTAAAGCTCCTTTGTTGCCAAAAAGAAATCCATTTATAGAAGAAAGTAAACATTTTCATTATTAA
- a CDS encoding cytochrome c oxidase subunit II: MTSLLVIIVLVLLAVALWQLTKIFDLTQVGSISDNSQVANDNDNNVQGYLMFGFLAFLYILTIYGLFAWGGLVLHTPASEHGALVDSLMNISWVLLFIVQAITQVLIHYFSFKYRGKKGQKALYFADNNKLEALWSIIPAVVLAGLILYGLYAWTNIMFIDDEEDTVVIELYAQQFKWSARYAGEDNVLGKANVRYIEGINTLGVDMSDPNAQDDIVVSELHIPKGRKVHFKMRSQDVLHSAYMPHFRAQMNCVPGMVTEFAFEPIYTTSEYRELPYMVEKVAHINDLRAKKSIELVAKGGTVLDPYTFDYLLLCNKICGASHYNMQMKIIVDTPEDYKKWIKEQALLAVQVKEANATPTSAISTDTSSKDSVVVAPVVAVK; this comes from the coding sequence ATGACAAGTTTGTTGGTAATTATAGTTTTAGTTTTATTAGCTGTTGCTTTGTGGCAATTGACTAAGATATTTGATCTTACTCAAGTAGGTTCAATTTCGGACAATTCGCAGGTAGCTAATGATAATGATAATAATGTACAGGGTTATTTAATGTTTGGCTTTCTAGCTTTCCTTTATATATTAACTATTTATGGTTTATTTGCATGGGGTGGTTTAGTTCTTCATACACCAGCTTCTGAACACGGTGCTCTAGTTGATAGCTTGATGAATATTTCATGGGTTTTATTGTTTATTGTTCAAGCAATTACTCAAGTTTTAATTCATTATTTTTCTTTCAAATACAGAGGAAAAAAAGGGCAAAAAGCATTATATTTTGCGGATAATAATAAATTAGAAGCTCTTTGGAGTATTATCCCAGCGGTAGTATTAGCGGGTTTAATTCTTTATGGATTGTACGCTTGGACTAATATTATGTTTATTGATGACGAAGAAGATACTGTTGTAATTGAATTATATGCACAACAGTTTAAATGGTCTGCTCGTTATGCTGGAGAGGATAATGTTCTTGGTAAAGCAAACGTTAGATATATTGAAGGTATTAATACATTAGGTGTTGATATGTCTGATCCAAATGCTCAGGACGATATTGTTGTTTCTGAATTGCATATCCCAAAAGGAAGAAAAGTACATTTTAAAATGAGATCTCAAGATGTGTTACACTCTGCATATATGCCTCACTTTAGAGCGCAAATGAACTGTGTTCCTGGTATGGTTACTGAATTTGCTTTTGAGCCTATTTATACTACATCAGAATATAGAGAATTGCCTTATATGGTAGAAAAAGTGGCTCATATTAATGACCTGAGAGCTAAGAAGTCTATAGAGTTAGTTGCTAAAGGCGGTACTGTTTTAGATCCTTATACTTTTGATTATTTATTGCTTTGTAATAAAATTTGTGGAGCTTCTCATTATAACATGCAAATGAAAATAATAGTTGATACTCCTGAGGATTATAAAAAATGGATTAAAGAGCAAGCGCTATTAGCAGTTCAGGTAAAAGAAGCTAATGCTACTCCAACATCTGCAATAAGTACTGATACAAGTTCAAAAGATTCAGTTGTTGTTGCTCCAGTAGTAGCAGTAAAATAA
- a CDS encoding cbb3-type cytochrome c oxidase subunit I, whose protein sequence is MSAEGHDHGHDHEHEHHHKDTFITKYIFSIDHKMIAKQYLITGIIMGVIGITMSMLFRMQLAWPEESFKIFNILLGDKWAPEGVMKNDVYLALVTIHGTIMVFFVLTAGLSGTFSNLLIPLQIGARDMASGFMNMISYWMFFLSAVIMLSSLFIEAGPASAGWTIYPPLSALPQAIPGSGMGMTLWLISMAIFIASSLMGSLNYIVTVINLRTKGMTMTRLPLTIWTFFVTAIIGVVSFPVLLSAALLLIFDRSFGTSFFLSDIYIAGEVLHYQGGSPVLFEHLFWFLGHPEVYIVILPAMGLVSEILATNSRKPIFGYRAMIMSVLAIAFLSTIVWGHHMFISGMNPFLGSVFTFTTLLIAIPSAVKAFNWITTLWKGNLQLNPAMLFSIGMISTFITGGLTGIILGDSTLDINVHDTYFVIAHFHLVMGISALYGMFAGIYHWFPKMFGRMLNKNLGYVHFWVTAICAYGVFFPMHFIGLAGLPRRYYTNTNFPLFDDLQNVNVLITVFALVGGVFQLVFLYNFFSSIFYGKKAVQNPWRSNTLEWTTPVEHIHGNWPGEIPEVHRWPYDYSNPGHDEDFVPQTVPMKPGEEVLHH, encoded by the coding sequence ATGTCAGCAGAAGGTCACGATCACGGACACGATCACGAACACGAACATCATCATAAAGACACATTCATTACTAAGTATATTTTTAGTATTGATCATAAAATGATTGCCAAGCAATATCTTATTACAGGTATTATTATGGGAGTTATTGGAATTACGATGTCTATGCTTTTTAGAATGCAATTAGCATGGCCTGAAGAATCTTTTAAAATTTTCAATATTTTATTAGGTGATAAATGGGCTCCAGAAGGAGTGATGAAGAATGACGTTTATTTGGCTTTAGTTACAATTCACGGAACTATAATGGTTTTCTTTGTGCTAACCGCCGGATTAAGTGGAACATTTAGTAACTTGTTGATACCGCTTCAAATTGGAGCGCGAGATATGGCCTCTGGATTCATGAATATGATTTCCTATTGGATGTTTTTCTTGTCAGCTGTAATTATGTTAAGTTCCTTATTTATTGAGGCAGGACCAGCATCTGCAGGTTGGACTATCTATCCGCCGTTAAGTGCATTGCCTCAGGCAATTCCAGGTTCTGGTATGGGGATGACTTTGTGGTTAATTTCTATGGCTATATTTATTGCTTCTTCTTTAATGGGGTCTTTAAATTATATCGTTACAGTTATTAATCTTAGAACTAAGGGGATGACTATGACTAGGCTACCTCTTACAATTTGGACGTTTTTTGTTACGGCAATTATTGGTGTGGTTTCCTTTCCAGTATTATTATCAGCGGCATTATTGTTGATTTTTGACAGAAGTTTTGGTACTTCTTTCTTCTTGTCTGATATTTATATCGCTGGTGAGGTTTTACATTATCAAGGTGGTTCTCCTGTATTGTTTGAGCACTTATTTTGGTTCTTAGGACACCCTGAGGTTTATATCGTAATTTTACCTGCAATGGGACTTGTTTCTGAAATTTTAGCAACTAATTCGCGTAAACCAATTTTTGGATATAGAGCGATGATTATGTCTGTTCTTGCAATTGCATTTTTATCTACAATTGTTTGGGGACACCATATGTTTATCTCTGGGATGAATCCATTCTTAGGATCTGTGTTTACATTTACGACTCTATTGATTGCAATTCCATCTGCTGTAAAAGCTTTTAACTGGATTACAACTTTATGGAAAGGTAACTTACAATTGAATCCAGCGATGTTGTTTTCTATAGGTATGATATCTACTTTTATTACTGGTGGTTTAACCGGTATTATTCTAGGAGATAGTACATTGGATATTAATGTTCACGATACTTATTTTGTAATTGCTCACTTCCACTTAGTAATGGGGATTTCTGCTCTTTATGGTATGTTTGCTGGAATCTATCACTGGTTTCCAAAGATGTTTGGAAGAATGTTAAATAAAAACTTAGGATACGTTCACTTTTGGGTAACTGCTATTTGCGCATACGGAGTATTTTTCCCAATGCACTTTATTGGATTAGCGGGATTGCCAAGACGTTACTATACAAATACAAACTTTCCATTATTTGATGATTTACAAAATGTAAATGTATTAATTACCGTTTTTGCGTTAGTTGGTGGAGTTTTTCAATTGGTTTTCTTGTATAACTTTTTTAGCAGTATTTTTTACGGTAAAAAAGCAGTACAAAATCCATGGAGATCTAATACTTTAGAATGGACTACACCAGTAGAACATATTCATGGTAACTGGCCAGGTGAAATTCCAGAAGTACACAGATGGCCTTATGATTATTCTAATCCAGGTCATGATGAGGATTTCGTTCCTCAAACTGTACCGATGAAACCAGGTGAAGAAGTTTTACATCACTAG
- the ruvB gene encoding Holliday junction branch migration DNA helicase RuvB: MNENLDPTTNGFGSEEFDLEKKLRPLSFDDFAGQDQVLENLKVFVAAANQRNEALDHTLFHGPPGLGKTTLANILANELEVGIKITSGPVLDKPGDLAGLLTNLDERDVLFIDEIHRLSPIVEEYLYSAMEDFKIDIMIESGPNARSVQINLNPFTLIGATTRSGLLTAPMRARFGISSRLQYYTTELLTSIVERSASILKMPISYEAAIEIAGRSRGTPRIANALLRRVRDFAQIKGNGTIDIEIARYSLKALNVDAHGLDEMDNKILTTIIDKFKGGPVGLSTLATAVSESSETIEEVYEPFLIQEGFIMRTPRGREVTDKAYKHLGRIKTNIQGGLF, translated from the coding sequence ATGAATGAAAATTTAGACCCTACAACAAACGGTTTCGGTTCAGAAGAATTTGATCTCGAAAAAAAGTTAAGACCATTATCTTTTGATGATTTTGCAGGTCAAGATCAAGTACTAGAGAATTTGAAAGTTTTTGTAGCTGCTGCTAATCAACGTAACGAAGCATTAGATCATACTCTTTTTCACGGTCCTCCCGGTTTAGGTAAAACGACTTTGGCTAATATTCTTGCTAATGAATTGGAAGTTGGTATTAAGATCACCTCTGGTCCAGTTTTGGACAAACCGGGTGATTTAGCAGGTTTGTTAACTAACCTAGACGAACGTGATGTTTTGTTTATTGATGAAATTCATCGTTTGAGTCCTATTGTTGAAGAGTATTTGTATTCAGCAATGGAGGATTTCAAGATTGATATCATGATTGAGTCTGGTCCAAATGCTAGGTCAGTTCAGATTAATTTGAATCCGTTTACATTAATTGGAGCAACGACTCGTTCTGGTTTGTTAACTGCACCTATGCGTGCTCGTTTCGGAATATCTTCTCGTCTACAATATTATACTACAGAACTTTTGACTTCAATTGTAGAACGTTCCGCTTCTATTTTAAAGATGCCTATTTCATATGAAGCAGCCATAGAAATTGCTGGACGTAGTCGTGGTACACCTCGTATTGCTAACGCTTTGTTGCGTAGAGTACGTGATTTTGCGCAAATCAAGGGTAATGGAACTATTGATATTGAGATTGCTCGCTATAGTTTAAAAGCACTTAATGTTGATGCACATGGACTGGATGAAATGGACAATAAGATTTTGACTACTATAATTGATAAATTCAAAGGGGGACCTGTGGGATTGTCAACTTTGGCAACTGCGGTTTCTGAGAGTAGTGAAACCATTGAAGAGGTATACGAACCTTTTCTTATTCAAGAAGGCTTTATTATGCGCACGCCACGCGGTAGAGAGGTGACTGACAAAGCTTACAAACATCTTGGGAGAATCAAAACCAATATTCAAGGCGGTCTTTTTTAA
- the queG gene encoding tRNA epoxyqueuosine(34) reductase QueG: MKKYEPLNNHVIPKSENTQFIKSEAKRLGFLSCGISKAGFLDEEAPRLESWLNKNHNGQMSYMENHFDKRLDPTKLVEGSKSVISLLLNYYPEKTQLSDSYKISKYAYGTDYHYVIKDKLKELLFSIQSTIGEVYGRAFVDSAPVLDKAWAAKSGLGWIGKNSNLITQKVGSFYFIAELIIDLELDYDHAVTDHCGSCTACLDACPTQAIVAPYVVDGSKCISYFTIELKENIPAEVKGQFDDWAFGCDVCQDVCPWNRFSKAHNEPLFDSNPEILSMSKNDWEEITEETFRVIFKDSPLKRTKFDGLKRNLKFLE; the protein is encoded by the coding sequence TTGAAAAAGTATGAACCCTTAAATAATCACGTTATTCCTAAATCAGAAAATACTCAATTCATAAAATCCGAAGCCAAACGCCTCGGTTTTTTGTCTTGTGGTATATCCAAAGCTGGTTTTTTAGATGAAGAGGCACCTAGATTGGAAAGTTGGTTAAACAAGAACCATAATGGTCAAATGTCTTATATGGAGAATCATTTTGACAAACGCTTAGATCCAACCAAACTAGTCGAAGGTAGTAAGTCGGTTATTTCTTTGTTATTAAATTATTATCCTGAAAAAACACAGCTTTCAGATTCGTATAAAATTTCTAAATATGCTTATGGAACAGATTATCATTATGTAATCAAAGATAAACTCAAAGAATTGTTATTCTCTATTCAGTCGACAATTGGAGAAGTTTATGGTCGTGCATTCGTAGATTCTGCCCCTGTTTTAGATAAAGCTTGGGCTGCAAAATCAGGTTTGGGTTGGATTGGTAAAAATAGTAATCTGATTACTCAAAAAGTTGGTTCTTTCTATTTTATAGCCGAATTAATTATAGATTTAGAGTTGGATTATGATCATGCGGTAACTGATCATTGCGGTTCTTGTACTGCTTGTTTGGATGCTTGTCCAACACAGGCAATTGTTGCTCCTTATGTAGTAGATGGAAGTAAATGTATTTCTTACTTCACCATTGAGCTGAAAGAAAATATTCCCGCAGAAGTCAAAGGACAGTTTGATGATTGGGCTTTTGGATGCGATGTCTGCCAAGATGTTTGTCCTTGGAATCGATTTTCTAAAGCACATAACGAGCCTTTATTTGATTCTAATCCTGAGATTTTGTCTATGTCCAAAAATGATTGGGAAGAGATAACCGAAGAAACATTTAGGGTTATTTTCAAAGATTCTCCGTTGAAACGAACGAAATTTGATGGATTAAAACGAAATCTTAAATTTTTGGAATAA
- a CDS encoding CBS domain-containing protein, with product MTVNQILSVKGGQVFSIISAISVYDALKVMGEKNVGALLVIEEGEIVGILSERDYARKIVLKEKTSKGTLVKEIMGTGIITVKPTDSIDFCMELMSGKRIRHLPVVDGNAVLGVISIGDVVKGIIESQKETINHLDSYINGTQI from the coding sequence ATGACTGTAAATCAAATATTAAGCGTTAAGGGTGGTCAAGTGTTTTCAATTATTTCTGCAATTTCAGTTTATGATGCCTTAAAAGTCATGGGAGAAAAAAATGTTGGGGCATTACTAGTGATAGAGGAAGGTGAAATAGTAGGTATTTTATCTGAAAGAGATTATGCTCGTAAAATTGTTTTAAAAGAGAAAACGTCCAAAGGTACTTTAGTCAAAGAGATTATGGGTACGGGTATAATTACTGTTAAACCTACGGATAGTATAGATTTCTGCATGGAATTGATGAGTGGTAAAAGAATTAGACATTTACCTGTAGTCGATGGGAATGCAGTTTTGGGTGTAATTTCAATTGGAGATGTAGTAAAGGGGATTATTGAAAGTCAAAAAGAGACTATCAATCATTTAGATTCTTATATCAACGGTACACAAATTTAG
- a CDS encoding NADP-dependent malic enzyme translates to MNKDSKRREALLYHAKPTPGKIQVVPTKKYATQRDLSLAYSPGVAEPCLEIAKDVDNVYKYTAKGNLVAVISNGTAVLGLGDIGPEASKPVMEGKGLLFKIFADIDVFDIEVDTKNVEEFIQTVKNIAPTFGGINLEDIKAPESFEIERRLVEELNIPVMHDDQHGTAIISSAALINALELADKKAEDVRMVVSGAGSAALACADLYMLLGVKLENILMFNSKGLLTKNNSALSELQQKYAKDMDSISLEEALVGADVFLGLSSGDIMSAKMLLGMAENPIVFAMANPNPEIDYNLAIQTRKDIIMATGRSDHPNQVNNVLGFPYIFRGALDVRASKINEAMKMAAVQALASLAKESVPEQVNVAYGATKLVFGREYIIPKPFDPRLIAIVAPAVAKAAMDSGVAKHPITDWAKYEEDLLERLGNDNKMLRMITNKAKMDPKRIVFAEAEHLDVLKAAQIVLEEGVAIPILLGNKEVISELKEELGFDAEVEIIDPKDKEESPRRDRFAEAYWETRKRRGIALYDAQRLMRERNYFAAMMVNTGEADGLVTGHTRSYATVLKPMLQLVNKAAGASIVATTNMMMTARGPMFLSDTAVNIDPTAEELAKIALMTAKTARMFGVEPVIAMVSYSNYGSSTNARASKVREAVAYLHENHPDLIVDGEIQSDFALNPEMLKQKFPFSKLVGKKVNTLIFPNLDSANITYKLLKELNKVESIGPIMMGMGKPVHIFQLGASVEEMVNMATIAVLDAQEKGKNKK, encoded by the coding sequence ATGAACAAGGACAGTAAAAGAAGAGAGGCGTTATTATATCACGCAAAACCTACTCCAGGAAAAATTCAAGTAGTTCCAACTAAAAAATATGCCACTCAAAGAGATTTGTCATTAGCATATTCTCCGGGTGTAGCTGAACCTTGTTTAGAAATAGCGAAAGATGTTGATAATGTATATAAGTATACAGCTAAAGGTAATTTAGTTGCAGTAATTTCTAACGGAACAGCTGTTTTAGGTCTAGGGGATATTGGTCCTGAAGCTTCTAAGCCTGTGATGGAAGGAAAAGGACTGTTGTTTAAGATTTTTGCAGATATTGACGTATTTGATATTGAAGTTGATACTAAAAATGTTGAAGAGTTTATACAAACGGTAAAAAATATTGCTCCTACTTTTGGTGGTATTAATCTTGAAGATATTAAGGCGCCTGAGTCTTTTGAAATAGAGCGTAGGTTAGTGGAGGAATTGAATATTCCTGTGATGCATGACGATCAGCATGGAACTGCAATTATTTCATCTGCGGCATTGATAAATGCTTTAGAATTAGCAGATAAAAAAGCAGAAGATGTGAGAATGGTTGTTTCGGGAGCAGGTTCTGCTGCTCTGGCTTGTGCAGATTTGTATATGTTGTTAGGGGTAAAACTCGAAAATATATTGATGTTTAACAGTAAAGGTTTGTTGACTAAAAACAATTCTGCATTGTCTGAATTACAACAAAAATATGCAAAAGATATGGACTCAATAAGCCTTGAAGAAGCGCTTGTTGGAGCTGATGTATTTTTGGGGTTATCTTCGGGCGATATTATGTCTGCAAAGATGTTGCTTGGAATGGCTGAAAACCCTATTGTTTTCGCCATGGCAAACCCTAATCCAGAAATTGATTATAATCTAGCTATTCAAACTAGGAAAGATATAATTATGGCTACAGGAAGGTCAGATCATCCTAATCAAGTAAATAATGTATTGGGTTTTCCATATATTTTTAGAGGGGCACTAGATGTTCGTGCATCTAAAATTAACGAGGCAATGAAAATGGCTGCTGTCCAAGCCCTAGCTTCATTGGCTAAAGAGTCCGTTCCAGAACAAGTCAACGTTGCTTATGGTGCTACTAAATTAGTTTTTGGTAGAGAATATATTATTCCAAAACCTTTCGATCCAAGATTGATAGCGATTGTTGCTCCTGCAGTGGCTAAGGCTGCTATGGATTCTGGTGTGGCTAAACATCCAATTACGGATTGGGCAAAATATGAAGAGGATTTATTAGAACGTCTTGGAAACGATAATAAAATGCTTCGTATGATTACCAATAAAGCTAAAATGGATCCTAAGCGCATTGTTTTTGCGGAAGCAGAACATTTAGACGTTTTAAAAGCAGCACAAATTGTTTTAGAAGAAGGCGTTGCTATTCCTATTTTGCTTGGTAATAAAGAAGTTATTTCAGAATTAAAAGAAGAATTAGGTTTTGATGCAGAAGTTGAAATTATAGATCCAAAAGATAAAGAAGAGTCTCCAAGAAGAGATCGTTTTGCTGAAGCTTATTGGGAAACACGCAAAAGACGTGGAATTGCATTGTATGATGCTCAACGATTAATGCGTGAGAGGAATTATTTTGCAGCCATGATGGTTAATACAGGTGAAGCTGATGGTTTGGTGACAGGACATACAAGAAGTTATGCAACGGTATTAAAGCCTATGTTACAACTGGTTAATAAAGCAGCTGGGGCGTCGATAGTAGCCACTACTAATATGATGATGACGGCAAGAGGGCCTATGTTCTTGTCTGATACTGCTGTAAATATTGATCCGACAGCCGAAGAATTGGCGAAAATAGCTTTGATGACAGCTAAAACAGCAAGAATGTTTGGAGTTGAACCAGTAATTGCTATGGTTTCTTATTCTAATTATGGTTCATCGACAAATGCTAGAGCTTCTAAAGTTAGAGAAGCAGTTGCGTATTTACATGAAAATCATCCTGATTTAATTGTTGATGGTGAAATTCAATCTGATTTTGCCTTAAATCCTGAGATGTTAAAACAGAAATTTCCTTTTTCTAAATTAGTTGGGAAAAAAGTTAACACTTTAATTTTTCCAAATTTAGACTCAGCAAATATTACATATAAATTGTTGAAAGAGTTGAATAAAGTGGAGTCAATTGGTCCAATTATGATGGGAATGGGTAAACCTGTTCACATTTTTCAATTAGGAGCAAGTGTGGAGGAAATGGTCAATATGGCGACAATTGCAGTATTGGATGCTCAAGAAAAAGGGAAAAACAAAAAATAA
- the ruvA gene encoding Holliday junction branch migration protein RuvA — translation MIAHLQGKLVEKTPTDVVIDCNGVGYHVNISLHTYSLLPNSDFVKLFTHLQIKEDAHTLFGFIEKSEREIFKLLLSVSGIGASIARTMLSSLNPQQVTNAIASGDVTTIQSVKGIGSKTAQRVILDLKDKMIKLYDIDEISICQSNTNKDEALSALEVLGFVRKTSEKIIEKIVKEDPDASVESIIKQALKNF, via the coding sequence ATGATAGCACATTTACAAGGGAAATTAGTTGAAAAAACACCAACTGATGTGGTGATAGACTGCAATGGAGTAGGGTATCATGTGAATATTTCATTACACACCTATTCCTTATTACCTAACTCTGATTTTGTTAAATTATTTACCCATCTTCAGATAAAAGAAGATGCTCATACTTTGTTTGGATTTATAGAAAAATCAGAAAGAGAAATTTTTAAATTATTATTATCTGTTTCAGGAATTGGAGCTAGTATTGCTAGAACCATGTTGTCTTCATTGAATCCACAACAAGTAACCAATGCAATTGCTTCTGGTGATGTTACAACTATTCAGTCGGTTAAAGGAATTGGGAGTAAGACAGCTCAAAGAGTGATTTTGGATTTGAAAGATAAGATGATCAAGTTGTATGATATTGATGAAATTTCAATCTGTCAAAGCAATACAAATAAAGATGAAGCGTTATCTGCACTAGAAGTTTTAGGATTTGTACGTAAAACATCCGAAAAGATTATTGAAAAAATCGTAAAAGAAGATCCTGATGCATCTGTTGAATCGATTATCAAGCAGGCTTTAAAAAACTTTTAA